In Plasmodium falciparum 3D7 genome assembly, chromosome: 6, the following proteins share a genomic window:
- a CDS encoding exported protein family 1, with the protein MIIIVPFIFFNLIFTSDMMYEYIENTKVPIFVKLFFGKSIFIEDIFYYVGMIMKEMMEGQNIREEEVAELLKDRLDLYIDNEDEWEKLMENEISMLLKSSFSSFILESIGWTYENVSNIFLEEKANSGINKKDIYLKEANERMIRNSIVLRQCKSRFISIITNYYPFKEQNNPFIKQAQYVSSSNYVLDDIINNIDYSIDNIHRAIDNLYYEHILNLLEEEKNEILEEILRNILKIILCDVETTVRRSAQKVLQNAEGDTNLMLKRAKGLQSLGKMILQKVN; encoded by the coding sequence atgataattattgttccttttatattttttaatttaatatttacctCTGATATGATGTAtgaatatattgaaaatacCAAAGTACCTATTTttgttaaattattttttgggaaaagtatttttattgaagatatattttattatgttggTATGATTATGAAAGAAATGATGGAAGGGCAAAATATAAGAGAAGAGGAAGTAGctgaattattaaaagatagattagatttatatatagataatgaAGATGAATGGGAGAAGTTAATGGAAAATGAAATTAGCATGTTATTAAAGTCTTCATTTTCTAGTTTTATATTAGAGTCTATAGGATGGACATATGAGAATGtttctaatatttttttagaaGAAAAAGCAAATTCtggtataaataaaaaagatatatatttaaaagaagcTAATGAGAGAATGATTAGAAATTCAATTGTTTTGAGACAATGTAAAAGTCGttttatatctataataacaaattattatccttttaaagaacaaaataatccTTTTATAAAGCAGGCACAATATGTATCCTCATCTAATTATGTATtggatgatataataaataatatagactATAGTATAGATAATATACATAGAGCCATAGATAATTTATActatgaacatatattaaatttattagaggaagaaaaaaatgaaatactagaagaaatattaaggaatattctaaaaattattttgtgtGATGTTGAAACAACGGTAAGAAGATCAGCACAAAAAGTATTACAAAATGCAGAAGGAGATACAAATTTGATGCTTAAAAGAGCTAAAGGATTACAATCATTGGGTAAAATGATATTACAGAAGGTTAATTga
- a CDS encoding Pfmc-2TM Maurer's cleft two transmembrane protein: MFHYIYKIYIFTIILCASNLFNNNVVEIGTYKLSYHNGGIQFRMLAQKNTNKKPFGNTLTNILCKDKKKKNLDPQISSLVSLVDNMDITQEKKDKIKNLSLKYINSRDVKEKNESINELQKYSNNEECKEQMDSYLMHLRMQNDIKCLKRKNLWNNIGINSITLSLIIIMIMIACMFAIYSTAQYIYVPASFLLIFIIYIVARYFPDMKIGFKKLKTKLNTFFQNKKQITK; the protein is encoded by the exons atgtttcattatatttataaaatatatatttttaccatAATACTATGTGCATCTAATCTATTTAATAac aatGTAGTAGAAATTGGAACATACAAATTATCATACCATAATGGAGGGATACAATTCAGAATGTTAGCACAAAAAAACACAAATAAAAAACCATTCGGAAATACCTTAACGAATATATTGTGTaaggacaaaaaaaaaaaaaatcttgaTCCTCAAATTTCATCTCTAGTCAGTTTAGTAGATAATATGGATATAactcaagaaaaaaaagataaaatcaaaaatctctcattaaaatatataaatagtagagatgtaaaagaaaaaaatgaatcaaTTAATGAACTTCaaaaatatagtaataaCGAAGAATGTAAAGAACAAATGGATAGTTATTTAATGCATCTTCGTAtgcaaaatgatataaaatgtttaaaaagaaaaaatttgtGGAATAATATTGGGATTAATTCTATTACCTTATCCTTAatcattataatgataatgatagcATGTATGTTTGCTATTTATAGTACTgctcaatatatatatgttcctgcatcttttcttttaatttttattatctatatagtTGCTCGTTATTTTCCTGACATGAAAATaggttttaaaaaattaaaaacaaaattgaacacattttttcaaaacaaaaagcaaataacaaaataa
- a CDS encoding exported protein family 3, with product MNYFLSLFNVSLFFLLIFKYSYKNIVKKDLQDKFNKSIITINIASRILTENNKKWYKKYIYTSIFSGNKNPQKRERKNEEENQKDNTKVDNDNNMGNEMENHIDDSIDDPMDDLMNDKWEHHNSLEDRIKEYYTLTDPSDGEENNSFFKKLKLIMNILDEVHSDLLINNSVTDGSIFSPELVPISVLSTMTLACPPIGTVTLPYITNRINFLNRYEGQNIHTEHDLKIFK from the exons atgaaCTACTTTCTGTCACTTTTTAATGTATCCTTATTTTTTctcttaatatttaaatattcatacaag AATATAGTAAAAAAAGATCTACAAGATAAATTTAACAAATccataataacaataaatataGCAAGTCGAATACTaacagaaaataataaaaaatggtataagaaatatatttatacatcaATATTTAGTGGAAATAAAAATCCACaaaaaagagaaagaaaaaatgaagaggAAAATCAAAAAGACAATACAAAAGtggataatgataataatatgggaAATGAGATGGAAAATCATATAGATGATTCTATAGACGACCCTATGGATGATCTTATGAATGATAAATGGGAACATCATAATTCATTGGAAGATAGAATAAAAGAATACTATACATTAACAGACCCATCAGATGGCgaagaaaataattcattttttaaaaaacttaaattaattatgaatatattagatGAAGTGCATTctgatttattaataaataatagtgTTACAGATGGAAGTATTTTTTCTCCCGAACTTGTACCTATAAGTGTTTTATCAACCATGACATTAGCCTGTCCACCTATAGGAACTGTCACTCTTCCTTATATTACTAACagaataaattttttgaataGATATGAAGGacaaaatatacacacagaacatgatttaaaaatatttaaatga
- a CDS encoding exported protein family 4 produces the protein MNFFHVIILDVGIVICLYLIIYKNSDIKWKKHINCCKYHFYFFSSKRCLLQHMVEEPFEKKDKSGVLLKDKNTEEGRKKERQKPMSIKSINKKKKKNNNNNNNNNVLKNLNNEEINKQRNMTNERIRNKNKNDKGVENISSNTQMEEKNIICKDINSNVILNQNEINDDQMVQKIKENFVKDLMKNENKEIFKQIETINSVGTMAKIKNSLYSIIFKGSNFWKGLGIYLGTLSGAVLGQLILAGILQFGTFSVMNFSIYFSAVPSFIAFSSFVGIILLSIIIVICLLVWLWPSRGKLMGKDKTENKSDT, from the exons atgaatttttttcatgtaataatattagatGTTGGAATTGTAATATGCTTATATTTAATCATttataaa aATAGTGATATAAAATGGaagaaacatataaattgttgtaaatatcatttttactttttttcaaGTAAGAGATGCTTATTACAACATATGGTTGAAGAACCGTTTGAGAAAAAAGACAAATCTGgtgttttattaaaagacAAAAATACTGAAGagggaagaaaaaaagaaagacaAAAGCCTATGAGTattaaatcaataaataaaaaaaaaaaaaaaaacaacaacaataataataataataatgtgttaaaaaatttaaataatgaagaaataaataaacaacgAAATATGACGAATGAAAGAAtacgaaataaaaataaaaatgataaaggaGTTGAGAATATTTCAAGTAATACACAgatggaagaaaaaaatataatatgtaaagaTATAAATTCGAATGTAATATTAAATCAAAACGAAATAAATGACGATCAAATggttcaaaaaataaaagaaaattttgtcaaggatttaatgaaaaatgaaaacaaagaaatatttaaacaGATAGAAACAATTAATTCAGTTGGTACTATggcaaaaattaaaaattcattatataGCATAATATTTAAAGGGTCTAATTTTTGGAAGGGTCTAGGAATATATTTAGGTACATTGTCAGGTGCTGTACTAGGGCAATTGATTTTAGCAGGTATTTTGCAATTCGGAACATTTTCTGTTATGAATTtttcaatttatttttcaGCTGTTCCTTCATTTATAGCATTCAGTAGTTTTGTaggaataatattattaagcATTATAATTGTTATTTGTCTTCTTGTGTGGTTGTGGCCATCAAGAGGGAAATTGATGGGTAAAGATAAAACAGAAAATAAAAGtgatacataa
- a CDS encoding rifin — protein MKLYYTKILLFCLPLNILAHSKNKLYMKPHTRTTTSRVLSECDIEKSIYDNNPDMKYVKENFDRQTSQRFEEYKERMIKNRQKCKEQCEKDIKQIILKDKIDKPVEEKIEKVCLRCGCGLGGVAASVGVLGTAVVNVWKTAAMDAAIGDAITKGLTEGAAMGATEGVAEVIAGLKALNIDKLFPETLGSFISATNYDKASYIFNIVNMKYKGTCKILVPGGLSNPSNSICDSIQTWSLVQGSNHVNVTTDVAIGKEVVKVVTGAKTIAEKTAKMATENVTKGAIKTNVAEVNATYASCQTAIIASVVAILVIVLVMVIIYLILRYRRKKKMNKKLQYTKLLN, from the exons atgaaactgTACTAcactaaaatattattattttgccttccattaaatatattg GCACATAGTAAAAATAAACTCTACATGAAACCACACACAAGAACTACTACATCACGAGTGTTAAGCGAATGTGACATAGAAAAATCcatttatgataataatccTGATATGAAATATGTAAAGGAAAATTTCGATCGACAAACATCACAACGTTTTGAAGAATACAAAGAACGTATGATAAAAAACAGacaaaaatgtaaagaaCAATGTGAAAAGGAcataaaacaaattattttaaaagataaaattgataaaccagtagaagaaaaaattgaaaaagtTTGTCTTAGGTGTGGGTGTGGGTTAGGAGGTGTTGCAGCAAGTGTTGGTGTGTTAGGTACAGCTGTTGTAAATGTGTGGAAAACAGCTGCTATGGATGCCGCTATTGGTGATGCTATAACTAAGGGTTTGACTGAGGGTGCTGCTATGGGTGCTACTGAGGGTGTAGCTGAAGTAATTGCAGGATTAAAGGCATTGAATATAGATAAATTATTTCCTGAAACATTGGGGTCTTTTATTAGTGCAACAAATTATGATAAGGCTTcatacatttttaatattgttaatatgaaatataaggGGACATGTAAAATACTTGTCCCTGGTGGTTTATCTAACCCTAGTAATTCCATTTGCGATAGTATTCAAACATGGAGTTTGGTTCAAGGGTCTAATCACGTAAACGTTACAACGGATGTTGCTATAGGAAAAGAGGTAGTTAAAGTTGTTACAGGAGCTAAAACTATTGCTGAAAAAACTGCAAAAATGGCTACTGAAAATGTTACGAAAGGAGCGATAAAAACCAACGTTGCTGAAGTAAACGCTACATATGCTAGTTGCCAGACTGCTATTATTGCTTCTGTCGTTGCAATATTGGTAATAGTTTTGGTtatggtgataatatatttgattttacGTTATcgtagaaaaaagaaaatgaataaaaagcTACAATacacaaaattattaaattaa